One genomic segment of Brassica napus cultivar Da-Ae chromosome A3, Da-Ae, whole genome shotgun sequence includes these proteins:
- the LOC106435849 gene encoding rab3 GTPase-activating protein catalytic subunit isoform X1, which translates to MASTSRSNHLEEDDDAEEEVQHFADFTLASSWERFISDIEANCRQWLADGPKNLVEKGAVAMEDSKNLFKVKNDLRSVTQSYCMEFYFQVDDNGSQQAGFGDSNSGLHDLQLCFGVKDFLLIAPQSASGVLLDAPESSKLLSAVAIALSNCASLWPVFVPVHDPSRKAYIGIQNMGTVFTRRFEADLIGSQVPMKLMHLEGLYELFVSKFVYSGVDFSMHNFKVHFMMRLKYQTFTSDEEDEESDMDEYMGDKADTEEHNGSESRNKVNWDDDCPWNEWYSAEDPLKGFELVATWADRTVENTLGMAELENDSPHEAEKWILRPILSPYLGEPSHGKRIDFASQLLGLVEALDASFIAQFMEDFVSVENQSSESLKTSVVIPPPTALDRVIKDLFHQGFKLPDFTKGEHRLSRALKAAPLESLFTQFCLHSLWFGNCNIRAIAFLWVEFVREVRWCWEESQPLPKMPIDGSIDLSTCLIHQKLHLLAICIEKKCEMNEEFLDCIGSEEDSSEASDPIEEHHKVDDRRNASSEDLLRKRDSSITEDSSDRLRYEMDTESTNSVNQGPTHAIRRGSAGPVGTMMLLKLHERLHAPFTQDPPLMTEDMHEERLQAVEAFGDSLNVPGQLEKDILLSDMSAFKAANPDAVFEDFIRWHSPGDWESSQPETAEESSGSITEDSEDKWPPQGRLSQRMSDQGNLWRKSWSDAPALPADEQKPLLDPNREGEKILHYLETVRPHQLLEQMVCTAFRGSADTLNQTNFGDMRQMTSKLEQLYLIIRSTLGVLQRNNVPDREQTVKDLRRLCVVFEHVEKLVTVAASLHRKFLEAPRLAQVIFSDFYSTYDPVMGINSNDEENKSRTEMEVGSQEVSMRERQVVSSLFSPPSANQSWRKVLSMGNLLNGHEPVLREIIFSTGDDVNNGIHYAAAADVAASGDRRGEEIETHRMYVSGTSNDLRVALSVTSCD; encoded by the exons ATGGCTTCGACGAGCAGATCTAATCATctcgaagaagatgatgatgcagAAGAAGAG GTGCAACATTTCGCTGACTTTACTCTTGCTTCTTCCTGGGAAAG GTTCATTTCAGATATTGAAGCAAATTGTCGTCAATGGTTAGCCGATGGTCCCAAAAACCTCGTG GAAAAGGGTGCTGTTGCAATGGAAGATTCCAAGAATCTGTTTAAGGTTAAAAACGACTTGAGAAGTGTGACACAGAGCTACTGCATGGAGTTCTACTTCCAAGTTGACGATAATGGTAGCCAACAAG CGGGATTTGGTGATTCGAACAGTGGTTTACATGATCTCCAGCTTTGCTTTGGAGTGAAGGATTTTCTG TTGATTGCTCCACAAAGTGCCAGTGGGGTGCTTCTTGATGCACCAGAGTCTAGCAAGCTTCTGAGTGCCGTTGCTATTGCTTTGTCTAACTGTGCCAG CTTGTGGCCAGTCTTTGTTCCTGTGCATGACCCTTCACGGAAAGCTTATATTGGGATCCAGAACATGGGCACTGTTTTTACTAGAAGATTTGAAGCAGATCTTATTGGTAGTCAAGTCCCTATGAAACTCATGCACCTAGAAGGACTATATGAGTTGTTTGTTTCTAAGTTT GTTTATTCTGGAGTGGACTTCTCGATGCATAATTTCAAAGTTCATTTTATGATGAGGCTAAAATACCAGACCTTCACATCTGACGAGGAGGATGAGGAAAGTGATATGGATGAATATATGGGTGACAAAGCTGACACTGAAGAACACAATGGCTCTGAGTCTCGCAACAAGGTTAACTGGGACGATGATTGTCCTTGGAATGAGTGGTACTCTGCTGAAGATCCACTTAAAG GGTTCGAATTGGTGGCCACATGGGCTGACAGGACTGTAGAAAACACACTTGGGATGGCTGAACTTGAAAATGATTCACCCCATGAAGCTGAGAAGTGGATTTTACGCCCAATCCTCTCACCATATCT GGGTGAGCCTTCTCATGGGAAACGAATTGATTTTGCTTCCCAACTACTTGGCTTGGTTGAAGCATTAGATGCGTCCTTCATAGCTCAGTTTATGGAGGATTTCGTCTCAG TGGAAAATCAAAGCTCTGAAAGTTTGAAGACCTCAGTGGTCATACCTCCTCCAACAGCTCTTGATCGGGTGATCAAAGATCTCTTTCATCAGG GATTTAAACTCCCAGATTTTACTAAAGGCGAACACAGGCTTTCTCGAGCTCTTAAGGCTGCACCACTCGAATCCCTGTTTACACAGTTCTGTTTGCACTCACTGTGGTTCGGCAACTGCAATATCCGTG CCATTGCCTTTCTCTGGGTAGAGTTTGTCCGTGAAGTTCGTTGGTGTTGGGAAGAGTCACAGCCGCTGCCAAAAATGCCAATTGACGGTTCTATTGATTTGTCCACTTGTTTGATCCACCAGAAGTTGCACCTG CTTGCAATTTGCATTGAGAAAAAGTGTGAAATGAACGAAGAGTTTCTAGACTGTATAGGAAGTGAAGAAGACAGTTCAGAGGCTTCTGATCCTATTGAG GAACACCACAAGGTCGACGACAGAAGAAATGCATCCTCAGAAGATCTGCTGAGGAAACGTGACAG CTCAATTACAGAAGATTCATCTGATCGACTCAGATATGAGATGGATACTGAAAGCACAAATTCTGTGAACCAAGGCCCAACACATGCCATCAGGAGGGGTTCAGCTGGACCAGTGGGGACCATGATGCTCCTGAAGTTACATGAGCGACTCCATGCCCCATTTACCCAA GATCCACCTCTTATGACGGAAGACATGCACGAAGAGAGACTCCAGGCAGTTGAGGCGTTTGGTGATTCTCTT AACGTTCCTGGCCAGTTGGAGAAAGACATCTTATTATCCG ATATGTCAGCATTCAAAGCAGCAAACCCAGATGCTGTATTTGAAGACTTTATCAGATGGCACTCACCTGGTGATTGGGAGAGCTCTCAGCCTGAAACCGCCGAAGAATCATCAGGCTCCATCACTGAAGACTCAGAGGATAAATGGCCTCCTCAAGGCCGCCTTTCTCAACGGATGTCTGATCAAGGAAATCTGTGGAGGAAAAGTTGGAGCGATGCACCCGCTTTGCCAGCCGATGAGCAAAAGCCCCTCCTAGACCCAAACCGAGAGGGAGAAAAG ATTCTTCATTACCTGGAAACGGTGCGCCCCCATCAGCTTCTTGAGCAGATGGTCTGCACAGCCTTCAGAGGATCAGCCGACACTCTTAACCAGACAAACTTCGGGGACATGAGACAGATGACCTCTAAATTGGAGCAACTCTACCTCATCATCAGATCTACTTTGGGAGTTCTACAAC GCAACAATGTTCCGGACAGAGAACAGACGGTCAAAGATCTGAGACGTCTCTGCGTGGTCTTCGAACACGTGGAGAAGTTGGTAACGGTCGCAGCGTCTCTTCACAGAAAGTTCCTTGAAGCACCGCGCCTTGCTCAAGTTATATTCAGTGACTTCTACAGCACTTATGATCCAGTGATGGGAATAAACTCAAACGACGAAGAGAACAAAAGCAGGACG GAGATGGAAGTAGGGAGTCAAGAAGTGAGTATGAGAGAGAGACAAGTTGTGTCGAGTCTGTTCTCTCCGCCATCAGCGAACCAGTCTTGGAGAAAAGTGTTGAGCATGGGAAATCTTCTAAACGGACACGAACCAGTTCTCAGGGAGATCATTTTCTCCACTGGAGACGATGTTAACAACGGAATCCATTACGCAGCCGCTGCTGACGTGGCGGCCAGCGGTGACCGGAGAGGGGAAGAAATCGAGACACACCGAATGTATGTCTCTGGAACGTCTAACGATCTCCGCGTTGCACTCTCTGTTACTTCCTGcgattaa
- the LOC106435849 gene encoding rab3 GTPase-activating protein catalytic subunit isoform X4 translates to MTLHGKLILGSRTWALFLLEDLKQILLVYSGVDFSMHNFKVHFMMRLKYQTFTSDEEDEESDMDEYMGDKADTEEHNGSESRNKVNWDDDCPWNEWYSAEDPLKGFELVATWADRTVENTLGMAELENDSPHEAEKWILRPILSPYLGEPSHGKRIDFASQLLGLVEALDASFIAQFMEDFVSVENQSSESLKTSVVIPPPTALDRVIKDLFHQGFKLPDFTKGEHRLSRALKAAPLESLFTQFCLHSLWFGNCNIRAIAFLWVEFVREVRWCWEESQPLPKMPIDGSIDLSTCLIHQKLHLLAICIEKKCEMNEEFLDCIGSEEDSSEASDPIEEHHKVDDRRNASSEDLLRKRDSSITEDSSDRLRYEMDTESTNSVNQGPTHAIRRGSAGPVGTMMLLKLHERLHAPFTQDPPLMTEDMHEERLQAVEAFGDSLNVPGQLEKDILLSDMSAFKAANPDAVFEDFIRWHSPGDWESSQPETAEESSGSITEDSEDKWPPQGRLSQRMSDQGNLWRKSWSDAPALPADEQKPLLDPNREGEKILHYLETVRPHQLLEQMVCTAFRGSADTLNQTNFGDMRQMTSKLEQLYLIIRSTLGVLQRNNVPDREQTVKDLRRLCVVFEHVEKLVTVAASLHRKFLEAPRLAQVIFSDFYSTYDPVMGINSNDEENKSRTEMEVGSQEVSMRERQVVSSLFSPPSANQSWRKVLSMGNLLNGHEPVLREIIFSTGDDVNNGIHYAAAADVAASGDRRGEEIETHRMYVSGTSNDLRVALSVTSCD, encoded by the exons ATGACCCTTCACGGAAAGCTTATATTGGGATCCAGAACATGGGCACTGTTTTTACTAGAAGATTTGAAGCAGATCTTATTG GTTTATTCTGGAGTGGACTTCTCGATGCATAATTTCAAAGTTCATTTTATGATGAGGCTAAAATACCAGACCTTCACATCTGACGAGGAGGATGAGGAAAGTGATATGGATGAATATATGGGTGACAAAGCTGACACTGAAGAACACAATGGCTCTGAGTCTCGCAACAAGGTTAACTGGGACGATGATTGTCCTTGGAATGAGTGGTACTCTGCTGAAGATCCACTTAAAG GGTTCGAATTGGTGGCCACATGGGCTGACAGGACTGTAGAAAACACACTTGGGATGGCTGAACTTGAAAATGATTCACCCCATGAAGCTGAGAAGTGGATTTTACGCCCAATCCTCTCACCATATCT GGGTGAGCCTTCTCATGGGAAACGAATTGATTTTGCTTCCCAACTACTTGGCTTGGTTGAAGCATTAGATGCGTCCTTCATAGCTCAGTTTATGGAGGATTTCGTCTCAG TGGAAAATCAAAGCTCTGAAAGTTTGAAGACCTCAGTGGTCATACCTCCTCCAACAGCTCTTGATCGGGTGATCAAAGATCTCTTTCATCAGG GATTTAAACTCCCAGATTTTACTAAAGGCGAACACAGGCTTTCTCGAGCTCTTAAGGCTGCACCACTCGAATCCCTGTTTACACAGTTCTGTTTGCACTCACTGTGGTTCGGCAACTGCAATATCCGTG CCATTGCCTTTCTCTGGGTAGAGTTTGTCCGTGAAGTTCGTTGGTGTTGGGAAGAGTCACAGCCGCTGCCAAAAATGCCAATTGACGGTTCTATTGATTTGTCCACTTGTTTGATCCACCAGAAGTTGCACCTG CTTGCAATTTGCATTGAGAAAAAGTGTGAAATGAACGAAGAGTTTCTAGACTGTATAGGAAGTGAAGAAGACAGTTCAGAGGCTTCTGATCCTATTGAG GAACACCACAAGGTCGACGACAGAAGAAATGCATCCTCAGAAGATCTGCTGAGGAAACGTGACAG CTCAATTACAGAAGATTCATCTGATCGACTCAGATATGAGATGGATACTGAAAGCACAAATTCTGTGAACCAAGGCCCAACACATGCCATCAGGAGGGGTTCAGCTGGACCAGTGGGGACCATGATGCTCCTGAAGTTACATGAGCGACTCCATGCCCCATTTACCCAA GATCCACCTCTTATGACGGAAGACATGCACGAAGAGAGACTCCAGGCAGTTGAGGCGTTTGGTGATTCTCTT AACGTTCCTGGCCAGTTGGAGAAAGACATCTTATTATCCG ATATGTCAGCATTCAAAGCAGCAAACCCAGATGCTGTATTTGAAGACTTTATCAGATGGCACTCACCTGGTGATTGGGAGAGCTCTCAGCCTGAAACCGCCGAAGAATCATCAGGCTCCATCACTGAAGACTCAGAGGATAAATGGCCTCCTCAAGGCCGCCTTTCTCAACGGATGTCTGATCAAGGAAATCTGTGGAGGAAAAGTTGGAGCGATGCACCCGCTTTGCCAGCCGATGAGCAAAAGCCCCTCCTAGACCCAAACCGAGAGGGAGAAAAG ATTCTTCATTACCTGGAAACGGTGCGCCCCCATCAGCTTCTTGAGCAGATGGTCTGCACAGCCTTCAGAGGATCAGCCGACACTCTTAACCAGACAAACTTCGGGGACATGAGACAGATGACCTCTAAATTGGAGCAACTCTACCTCATCATCAGATCTACTTTGGGAGTTCTACAAC GCAACAATGTTCCGGACAGAGAACAGACGGTCAAAGATCTGAGACGTCTCTGCGTGGTCTTCGAACACGTGGAGAAGTTGGTAACGGTCGCAGCGTCTCTTCACAGAAAGTTCCTTGAAGCACCGCGCCTTGCTCAAGTTATATTCAGTGACTTCTACAGCACTTATGATCCAGTGATGGGAATAAACTCAAACGACGAAGAGAACAAAAGCAGGACG GAGATGGAAGTAGGGAGTCAAGAAGTGAGTATGAGAGAGAGACAAGTTGTGTCGAGTCTGTTCTCTCCGCCATCAGCGAACCAGTCTTGGAGAAAAGTGTTGAGCATGGGAAATCTTCTAAACGGACACGAACCAGTTCTCAGGGAGATCATTTTCTCCACTGGAGACGATGTTAACAACGGAATCCATTACGCAGCCGCTGCTGACGTGGCGGCCAGCGGTGACCGGAGAGGGGAAGAAATCGAGACACACCGAATGTATGTCTCTGGAACGTCTAACGATCTCCGCGTTGCACTCTCTGTTACTTCCTGcgattaa
- the LOC106435849 gene encoding rab3 GTPase-activating protein catalytic subunit isoform X2 translates to MMMQKKRCNISLTLLLLLPGKDIEANCRQWLADGPKNLVEKGAVAMEDSKNLFKVKNDLRSVTQSYCMEFYFQVDDNGSQQAGFGDSNSGLHDLQLCFGVKDFLLIAPQSASGVLLDAPESSKLLSAVAIALSNCASLWPVFVPVHDPSRKAYIGIQNMGTVFTRRFEADLIGSQVPMKLMHLEGLYELFVSKFVYSGVDFSMHNFKVHFMMRLKYQTFTSDEEDEESDMDEYMGDKADTEEHNGSESRNKVNWDDDCPWNEWYSAEDPLKGFELVATWADRTVENTLGMAELENDSPHEAEKWILRPILSPYLGEPSHGKRIDFASQLLGLVEALDASFIAQFMEDFVSVENQSSESLKTSVVIPPPTALDRVIKDLFHQGFKLPDFTKGEHRLSRALKAAPLESLFTQFCLHSLWFGNCNIRAIAFLWVEFVREVRWCWEESQPLPKMPIDGSIDLSTCLIHQKLHLLAICIEKKCEMNEEFLDCIGSEEDSSEASDPIEEHHKVDDRRNASSEDLLRKRDSSITEDSSDRLRYEMDTESTNSVNQGPTHAIRRGSAGPVGTMMLLKLHERLHAPFTQDPPLMTEDMHEERLQAVEAFGDSLNVPGQLEKDILLSDMSAFKAANPDAVFEDFIRWHSPGDWESSQPETAEESSGSITEDSEDKWPPQGRLSQRMSDQGNLWRKSWSDAPALPADEQKPLLDPNREGEKILHYLETVRPHQLLEQMVCTAFRGSADTLNQTNFGDMRQMTSKLEQLYLIIRSTLGVLQRNNVPDREQTVKDLRRLCVVFEHVEKLVTVAASLHRKFLEAPRLAQVIFSDFYSTYDPVMGINSNDEENKSRTEMEVGSQEVSMRERQVVSSLFSPPSANQSWRKVLSMGNLLNGHEPVLREIIFSTGDDVNNGIHYAAAADVAASGDRRGEEIETHRMYVSGTSNDLRVALSVTSCD, encoded by the exons atgatgatgcagAAGAAGAG GTGCAACATTTCGCTGACTTTACTCTTGCTTCTTCCTGGGAAAG ATATTGAAGCAAATTGTCGTCAATGGTTAGCCGATGGTCCCAAAAACCTCGTG GAAAAGGGTGCTGTTGCAATGGAAGATTCCAAGAATCTGTTTAAGGTTAAAAACGACTTGAGAAGTGTGACACAGAGCTACTGCATGGAGTTCTACTTCCAAGTTGACGATAATGGTAGCCAACAAG CGGGATTTGGTGATTCGAACAGTGGTTTACATGATCTCCAGCTTTGCTTTGGAGTGAAGGATTTTCTG TTGATTGCTCCACAAAGTGCCAGTGGGGTGCTTCTTGATGCACCAGAGTCTAGCAAGCTTCTGAGTGCCGTTGCTATTGCTTTGTCTAACTGTGCCAG CTTGTGGCCAGTCTTTGTTCCTGTGCATGACCCTTCACGGAAAGCTTATATTGGGATCCAGAACATGGGCACTGTTTTTACTAGAAGATTTGAAGCAGATCTTATTGGTAGTCAAGTCCCTATGAAACTCATGCACCTAGAAGGACTATATGAGTTGTTTGTTTCTAAGTTT GTTTATTCTGGAGTGGACTTCTCGATGCATAATTTCAAAGTTCATTTTATGATGAGGCTAAAATACCAGACCTTCACATCTGACGAGGAGGATGAGGAAAGTGATATGGATGAATATATGGGTGACAAAGCTGACACTGAAGAACACAATGGCTCTGAGTCTCGCAACAAGGTTAACTGGGACGATGATTGTCCTTGGAATGAGTGGTACTCTGCTGAAGATCCACTTAAAG GGTTCGAATTGGTGGCCACATGGGCTGACAGGACTGTAGAAAACACACTTGGGATGGCTGAACTTGAAAATGATTCACCCCATGAAGCTGAGAAGTGGATTTTACGCCCAATCCTCTCACCATATCT GGGTGAGCCTTCTCATGGGAAACGAATTGATTTTGCTTCCCAACTACTTGGCTTGGTTGAAGCATTAGATGCGTCCTTCATAGCTCAGTTTATGGAGGATTTCGTCTCAG TGGAAAATCAAAGCTCTGAAAGTTTGAAGACCTCAGTGGTCATACCTCCTCCAACAGCTCTTGATCGGGTGATCAAAGATCTCTTTCATCAGG GATTTAAACTCCCAGATTTTACTAAAGGCGAACACAGGCTTTCTCGAGCTCTTAAGGCTGCACCACTCGAATCCCTGTTTACACAGTTCTGTTTGCACTCACTGTGGTTCGGCAACTGCAATATCCGTG CCATTGCCTTTCTCTGGGTAGAGTTTGTCCGTGAAGTTCGTTGGTGTTGGGAAGAGTCACAGCCGCTGCCAAAAATGCCAATTGACGGTTCTATTGATTTGTCCACTTGTTTGATCCACCAGAAGTTGCACCTG CTTGCAATTTGCATTGAGAAAAAGTGTGAAATGAACGAAGAGTTTCTAGACTGTATAGGAAGTGAAGAAGACAGTTCAGAGGCTTCTGATCCTATTGAG GAACACCACAAGGTCGACGACAGAAGAAATGCATCCTCAGAAGATCTGCTGAGGAAACGTGACAG CTCAATTACAGAAGATTCATCTGATCGACTCAGATATGAGATGGATACTGAAAGCACAAATTCTGTGAACCAAGGCCCAACACATGCCATCAGGAGGGGTTCAGCTGGACCAGTGGGGACCATGATGCTCCTGAAGTTACATGAGCGACTCCATGCCCCATTTACCCAA GATCCACCTCTTATGACGGAAGACATGCACGAAGAGAGACTCCAGGCAGTTGAGGCGTTTGGTGATTCTCTT AACGTTCCTGGCCAGTTGGAGAAAGACATCTTATTATCCG ATATGTCAGCATTCAAAGCAGCAAACCCAGATGCTGTATTTGAAGACTTTATCAGATGGCACTCACCTGGTGATTGGGAGAGCTCTCAGCCTGAAACCGCCGAAGAATCATCAGGCTCCATCACTGAAGACTCAGAGGATAAATGGCCTCCTCAAGGCCGCCTTTCTCAACGGATGTCTGATCAAGGAAATCTGTGGAGGAAAAGTTGGAGCGATGCACCCGCTTTGCCAGCCGATGAGCAAAAGCCCCTCCTAGACCCAAACCGAGAGGGAGAAAAG ATTCTTCATTACCTGGAAACGGTGCGCCCCCATCAGCTTCTTGAGCAGATGGTCTGCACAGCCTTCAGAGGATCAGCCGACACTCTTAACCAGACAAACTTCGGGGACATGAGACAGATGACCTCTAAATTGGAGCAACTCTACCTCATCATCAGATCTACTTTGGGAGTTCTACAAC GCAACAATGTTCCGGACAGAGAACAGACGGTCAAAGATCTGAGACGTCTCTGCGTGGTCTTCGAACACGTGGAGAAGTTGGTAACGGTCGCAGCGTCTCTTCACAGAAAGTTCCTTGAAGCACCGCGCCTTGCTCAAGTTATATTCAGTGACTTCTACAGCACTTATGATCCAGTGATGGGAATAAACTCAAACGACGAAGAGAACAAAAGCAGGACG GAGATGGAAGTAGGGAGTCAAGAAGTGAGTATGAGAGAGAGACAAGTTGTGTCGAGTCTGTTCTCTCCGCCATCAGCGAACCAGTCTTGGAGAAAAGTGTTGAGCATGGGAAATCTTCTAAACGGACACGAACCAGTTCTCAGGGAGATCATTTTCTCCACTGGAGACGATGTTAACAACGGAATCCATTACGCAGCCGCTGCTGACGTGGCGGCCAGCGGTGACCGGAGAGGGGAAGAAATCGAGACACACCGAATGTATGTCTCTGGAACGTCTAACGATCTCCGCGTTGCACTCTCTGTTACTTCCTGcgattaa
- the LOC106435849 gene encoding rab3 GTPase-activating protein catalytic subunit isoform X3, producing MGTVFTRRFEADLIGSQVPMKLMHLEGLYELFVSKFVYSGVDFSMHNFKVHFMMRLKYQTFTSDEEDEESDMDEYMGDKADTEEHNGSESRNKVNWDDDCPWNEWYSAEDPLKGFELVATWADRTVENTLGMAELENDSPHEAEKWILRPILSPYLGEPSHGKRIDFASQLLGLVEALDASFIAQFMEDFVSVENQSSESLKTSVVIPPPTALDRVIKDLFHQGFKLPDFTKGEHRLSRALKAAPLESLFTQFCLHSLWFGNCNIRAIAFLWVEFVREVRWCWEESQPLPKMPIDGSIDLSTCLIHQKLHLLAICIEKKCEMNEEFLDCIGSEEDSSEASDPIEEHHKVDDRRNASSEDLLRKRDSSITEDSSDRLRYEMDTESTNSVNQGPTHAIRRGSAGPVGTMMLLKLHERLHAPFTQDPPLMTEDMHEERLQAVEAFGDSLNVPGQLEKDILLSDMSAFKAANPDAVFEDFIRWHSPGDWESSQPETAEESSGSITEDSEDKWPPQGRLSQRMSDQGNLWRKSWSDAPALPADEQKPLLDPNREGEKILHYLETVRPHQLLEQMVCTAFRGSADTLNQTNFGDMRQMTSKLEQLYLIIRSTLGVLQRNNVPDREQTVKDLRRLCVVFEHVEKLVTVAASLHRKFLEAPRLAQVIFSDFYSTYDPVMGINSNDEENKSRTEMEVGSQEVSMRERQVVSSLFSPPSANQSWRKVLSMGNLLNGHEPVLREIIFSTGDDVNNGIHYAAAADVAASGDRRGEEIETHRMYVSGTSNDLRVALSVTSCD from the exons ATGGGCACTGTTTTTACTAGAAGATTTGAAGCAGATCTTATTGGTAGTCAAGTCCCTATGAAACTCATGCACCTAGAAGGACTATATGAGTTGTTTGTTTCTAAGTTT GTTTATTCTGGAGTGGACTTCTCGATGCATAATTTCAAAGTTCATTTTATGATGAGGCTAAAATACCAGACCTTCACATCTGACGAGGAGGATGAGGAAAGTGATATGGATGAATATATGGGTGACAAAGCTGACACTGAAGAACACAATGGCTCTGAGTCTCGCAACAAGGTTAACTGGGACGATGATTGTCCTTGGAATGAGTGGTACTCTGCTGAAGATCCACTTAAAG GGTTCGAATTGGTGGCCACATGGGCTGACAGGACTGTAGAAAACACACTTGGGATGGCTGAACTTGAAAATGATTCACCCCATGAAGCTGAGAAGTGGATTTTACGCCCAATCCTCTCACCATATCT GGGTGAGCCTTCTCATGGGAAACGAATTGATTTTGCTTCCCAACTACTTGGCTTGGTTGAAGCATTAGATGCGTCCTTCATAGCTCAGTTTATGGAGGATTTCGTCTCAG TGGAAAATCAAAGCTCTGAAAGTTTGAAGACCTCAGTGGTCATACCTCCTCCAACAGCTCTTGATCGGGTGATCAAAGATCTCTTTCATCAGG GATTTAAACTCCCAGATTTTACTAAAGGCGAACACAGGCTTTCTCGAGCTCTTAAGGCTGCACCACTCGAATCCCTGTTTACACAGTTCTGTTTGCACTCACTGTGGTTCGGCAACTGCAATATCCGTG CCATTGCCTTTCTCTGGGTAGAGTTTGTCCGTGAAGTTCGTTGGTGTTGGGAAGAGTCACAGCCGCTGCCAAAAATGCCAATTGACGGTTCTATTGATTTGTCCACTTGTTTGATCCACCAGAAGTTGCACCTG CTTGCAATTTGCATTGAGAAAAAGTGTGAAATGAACGAAGAGTTTCTAGACTGTATAGGAAGTGAAGAAGACAGTTCAGAGGCTTCTGATCCTATTGAG GAACACCACAAGGTCGACGACAGAAGAAATGCATCCTCAGAAGATCTGCTGAGGAAACGTGACAG CTCAATTACAGAAGATTCATCTGATCGACTCAGATATGAGATGGATACTGAAAGCACAAATTCTGTGAACCAAGGCCCAACACATGCCATCAGGAGGGGTTCAGCTGGACCAGTGGGGACCATGATGCTCCTGAAGTTACATGAGCGACTCCATGCCCCATTTACCCAA GATCCACCTCTTATGACGGAAGACATGCACGAAGAGAGACTCCAGGCAGTTGAGGCGTTTGGTGATTCTCTT AACGTTCCTGGCCAGTTGGAGAAAGACATCTTATTATCCG ATATGTCAGCATTCAAAGCAGCAAACCCAGATGCTGTATTTGAAGACTTTATCAGATGGCACTCACCTGGTGATTGGGAGAGCTCTCAGCCTGAAACCGCCGAAGAATCATCAGGCTCCATCACTGAAGACTCAGAGGATAAATGGCCTCCTCAAGGCCGCCTTTCTCAACGGATGTCTGATCAAGGAAATCTGTGGAGGAAAAGTTGGAGCGATGCACCCGCTTTGCCAGCCGATGAGCAAAAGCCCCTCCTAGACCCAAACCGAGAGGGAGAAAAG ATTCTTCATTACCTGGAAACGGTGCGCCCCCATCAGCTTCTTGAGCAGATGGTCTGCACAGCCTTCAGAGGATCAGCCGACACTCTTAACCAGACAAACTTCGGGGACATGAGACAGATGACCTCTAAATTGGAGCAACTCTACCTCATCATCAGATCTACTTTGGGAGTTCTACAAC GCAACAATGTTCCGGACAGAGAACAGACGGTCAAAGATCTGAGACGTCTCTGCGTGGTCTTCGAACACGTGGAGAAGTTGGTAACGGTCGCAGCGTCTCTTCACAGAAAGTTCCTTGAAGCACCGCGCCTTGCTCAAGTTATATTCAGTGACTTCTACAGCACTTATGATCCAGTGATGGGAATAAACTCAAACGACGAAGAGAACAAAAGCAGGACG GAGATGGAAGTAGGGAGTCAAGAAGTGAGTATGAGAGAGAGACAAGTTGTGTCGAGTCTGTTCTCTCCGCCATCAGCGAACCAGTCTTGGAGAAAAGTGTTGAGCATGGGAAATCTTCTAAACGGACACGAACCAGTTCTCAGGGAGATCATTTTCTCCACTGGAGACGATGTTAACAACGGAATCCATTACGCAGCCGCTGCTGACGTGGCGGCCAGCGGTGACCGGAGAGGGGAAGAAATCGAGACACACCGAATGTATGTCTCTGGAACGTCTAACGATCTCCGCGTTGCACTCTCTGTTACTTCCTGcgattaa